The sequence GGCGCAAGGCTTCGGCGGATCAGCCTGCGGCTGAGAACCCGACTTATTTCTTGTCGTCAACCATTTCAAAATCGGCGTCAATGACGTTGTCGCCGTCCTTTGAAGATTTCTGGCGCGGCGGTTCGTCTTTGCCGTTGTTTTCCGTTTGTTCTGAACCGGCGCCGGTTTTGCTTTCCGCGCCCTGGCGCGCGTCGTCTTTTGACCGCGCGTAGAGGTCGGAGGAAACGGCCTGCATTTCGGCGTTAAGCTCATCCATGGCCGATTTAATGGCGGCCGTTCCGCCGTCTTTGACGGCCGCTTTTACCTTTTCCATGCCCGCTTCAACCCGCGCTTTTTTCGCCGGATCAATTTTGGCGCCGTGCTCCTTCAGGAGCTTCTCGGTCTCGTATACGAATGCATCGGCTTTATTGCGGGTTTCAACCTCTTCGCGTTTTGTTTTGTCGTCGTCGGCATGCCGTTCGGCGTCCTTGACCATCTGCTCAATTTCGGATTTGTCCAGTCCGCTGGAGGCGGTAATGGTGATTTTCTGTTCCTTGCCGGTGCCGAGGTCCTTGGCGCTGACGTGCAGGATGCCGTTGGCGTCAATATCAAATCCGACTTCAATCTGCGGCATGCCGCGCGGCGCCGGCGGAATGCCGTCCAGGTGGAAACGGCCGATGGATTTATTGTCGCCGGCCATCTTGCGCTCGCCCTGGAGGACGTGAATTTCCACCGACGATTGATTGTCGGCCGCGGTGCTGAATATCTCGCTCTTTCTGGTCGGGATGGTGGTGTTGCGCTCAATCAGGGTGGTGAACACGCCGCCGAGCGTTTCTATGCCGAGGCTCAGGGGGGTAACATCCAGGAGGAGAACGTCGCGCACTTCGCCCTTGAGCACGCCGGCCTGGATGGCGGCGCCCACGGCGACGACCTCGTCGGGGTTGACGCCCTTGTGCGGCTCCTTGCCGAAGAGGTTGCGCGCCATTTCCTGGACCTTGGGCATGCGGGTCATACCGCCTACCAGCACGGCTTCGTTGATCTGGCTTGGTTCCAAGCCGGCGTCCTTGAGACAGGCGCGGACCGGACCGTGGGTTCTTTCAATCAGCTGTTCCACCAGTTGTTCAAGTTTTGACCTGGTCAGGGACATGTTAAGGTGTTTCGGGCCCGAGGAATCGGCCGTGATGAAGGGGAGATTGATTTCGGTCTGTTGCGAAGAGGACAACTCGCATTTGGCCTTCTCGGACGCTTCTTTCAGCCGCTGCAGGGCCATCGTGTCCTTGGAAAGATCAATGCCGTTGCTCTTTTTGAATTCGGAGATGAGCCAGTTGATTATCATCTGGTCAAAATCATCGCCGCCGAGATGGGTGTCTCCGTTGGTGGCCTTGACCTCAAAAACGCCGTCGCCGATCTCAAGAATGGAAATGTCAAACGTGCCGCCGCCCAGGTCATAGACGGCTATTTTCTCGTCTTTTTTCTTTTCAAGTCCGTAGGCCAGCGAAGCGGCGGTGGGCTCATTGATAATGCGCAGCACTTCCAAACCGGCGATTTTGCCGGCGTCCTTGGTGGCCTGGCGCTGGCTGTCGTTAAAATAGGCGGGGGTGGTTATGACTGCCTGGGTTATTTTTTCGCCGAGGTAGGCCTCGGCGTCCAGTTTCATTTTCTGGAGAATCATGGAGGATATTTCGGGCGGCGAATAAACTTTATCGCCGATTTTCACGTGGACATCGCCGTTTTTGGCGCGAACCACCTGATAGGGAACGAGCGAAATTTCATGCGCCACTTCCTCGTACTTTCGCCCCATGAAGCGTTTAATGGAATAAACCGTGTTGGCCGGATTGGTGACGGCCTGGCGCCTGGCGGCCTGGCCGACCAGCCTTTCGCCGCTCTTGGTAAAGGCGACAACGGAGGGAGTCGTGCGCGCGCCGTCCGAATTCGGAATAACAACCGGCTGGCCGCCTTCCATGACCGCCATACATGAATTAGTGGTTCCTAAATCTATTCCAAGTACTTTTGCCATTATATGGTTCTCCTTTGCCATCATTATAAAGCAGTTTCTGTGCCAAATGGAGAATATTTTTGTATTTTATTGATTAATAATAGGTTGTAATTAAATAAAATTATTTTAACTAAGGGGCGTTTTGTCGCACATGCGGCACAAGTGAGACATTTTGCGCATAGATGGTTGTTTGGCAAGGGGGCTTAATCTATACGCGGACTGCCCGGGAAAAAATGATTTTATCGCCGGCATCAGGAATTTAAAATCCTGATTGTTTCCCGGACAATCATGAGCTCTTCATTGGCGGGGATAACGAGGACCGAGGGGCGCGTGTTTTTTTCTGAAATTGTCAGGGCGTTGGATTGATTGAGTTTTTCGTCCAGGCGCAGTCCCAGGTGGTTTAAGTGCGCGCACGTCCGCGCGCGGATAAGCGGGACGTTTTCGCCGATGCCGGCCGTGAAAACGAGAACGTCCAGTCCGTTCATAACGGCCGTGTAAGCGCCGACGTACTTGACCAGGCGGTGGACAAAAACATCAATGGCCAGGGCGGCCGCCGCGGAGCCGCTGTTCATTTCGCGGATAATGTCGCGCATATCATTGCTGCCGATGCCGGCCAGGCCCATCAGTCCGCTGTCCTTGTTGAGCATTTTGTCCACCTCGTCCAGGCTGAACCCGATCCGCCGCAGGAAAATCACCACGGCCGGGTC comes from Kiritimatiellia bacterium and encodes:
- the dnaK gene encoding molecular chaperone DnaK, with translation MAKVLGIDLGTTNSCMAVMEGGQPVVIPNSDGARTTPSVVAFTKSGERLVGQAARRQAVTNPANTVYSIKRFMGRKYEEVAHEISLVPYQVVRAKNGDVHVKIGDKVYSPPEISSMILQKMKLDAEAYLGEKITQAVITTPAYFNDSQRQATKDAGKIAGLEVLRIINEPTAASLAYGLEKKKDEKIAVYDLGGGTFDISILEIGDGVFEVKATNGDTHLGGDDFDQMIINWLISEFKKSNGIDLSKDTMALQRLKEASEKAKCELSSSQQTEINLPFITADSSGPKHLNMSLTRSKLEQLVEQLIERTHGPVRACLKDAGLEPSQINEAVLVGGMTRMPKVQEMARNLFGKEPHKGVNPDEVVAVGAAIQAGVLKGEVRDVLLLDVTPLSLGIETLGGVFTTLIERNTTIPTRKSEIFSTAADNQSSVEIHVLQGERKMAGDNKSIGRFHLDGIPPAPRGMPQIEVGFDIDANGILHVSAKDLGTGKEQKITITASSGLDKSEIEQMVKDAERHADDDKTKREEVETRNKADAFVYETEKLLKEHGAKIDPAKKARVEAGMEKVKAAVKDGGTAAIKSAMDELNAEMQAVSSDLYARSKDDARQGAESKTGAGSEQTENNGKDEPPRQKSSKDGDNVIDADFEMVDDKK